A portion of the Enterobacter sp. SA187 genome contains these proteins:
- the yihS gene encoding sulfoquinovose isomerase, with protein MKWFNTLSHNRWLEQETDRIFDFGKKAVVPTGFGWLGNTGQVKTDVGTHLWITARMLHVYAVAAGMGRPGAYELVDHGINALNGALRDKQYGGWYACVNDEGVIDASKQGYQHFFVLLGAASAVTTGHPGARPLLDDAIAVIERYFWSEAEQMCLESWDEAFSKTEDYRGGNANMHAVEAFLIVYDVTHDRKWLDRALRIASVIIHDVARKSDYRVNEHFDNQWNPIRDYNKDNPAHRFRAYGGTPGHWIEWGRLMLHLRAALEARFEMPPEWLLEDAKGLFHATIRDAWAPDGADGFVYSVDWDGTPIVRERVRWPIVEAMGTAYALWSVTGDAQYEAWYQKWWDYCMKYLIDYENGSWWQELDTDNKVTTKVWDGKQDIYHLLHCLVIPRLPLAPGLGPAVAAGLLDCNAK; from the coding sequence ATGAAATGGTTTAACACGCTGAGCCACAACCGCTGGCTGGAACAGGAAACCGACCGCATTTTCGACTTCGGTAAAAAGGCCGTGGTGCCGACCGGTTTCGGCTGGCTGGGCAATACCGGTCAGGTCAAAACGGATGTGGGCACCCACCTGTGGATCACCGCCCGCATGTTGCATGTGTATGCCGTGGCCGCCGGAATGGGCCGCCCCGGTGCGTATGAGCTGGTGGATCACGGTATTAACGCGCTGAACGGCGCACTGCGCGATAAGCAGTACGGTGGCTGGTATGCCTGCGTCAATGATGAAGGGGTGATCGATGCTTCCAAGCAGGGTTATCAGCATTTCTTTGTGCTGCTGGGCGCGGCGAGCGCGGTAACCACCGGGCATCCTGGCGCGCGTCCGTTACTGGATGACGCCATTGCGGTGATCGAGCGTTATTTCTGGAGCGAAGCGGAGCAAATGTGCCTTGAGTCATGGGACGAGGCCTTCAGCAAAACCGAAGATTACCGCGGCGGCAACGCCAATATGCACGCGGTGGAAGCCTTTCTGATTGTTTATGACGTCACCCATGACCGCAAATGGCTCGACCGTGCGCTGCGCATCGCCTCAGTGATTATTCATGATGTCGCCAGAAAGAGTGATTACCGCGTCAACGAGCATTTCGACAACCAGTGGAACCCGATCCGCGATTACAACAAAGACAATCCCGCCCACCGTTTCCGCGCCTACGGCGGCACGCCCGGCCACTGGATCGAATGGGGCCGTCTGATGCTGCATCTGCGCGCCGCGCTGGAAGCCCGCTTTGAAATGCCGCCCGAGTGGTTACTGGAAGACGCGAAAGGCCTGTTTCACGCCACCATCCGCGACGCCTGGGCGCCCGATGGCGCGGACGGTTTTGTCTATTCCGTCGACTGGGACGGCACGCCGATTGTGCGCGAGCGCGTGCGCTGGCCGATCGTCGAAGCTATGGGCACCGCTTACGCCCTGTGGAGCGTCACGGGCGACGCGCAGTATGAAGCCTGGTATCAGAAATGGTGGGATTACTGCATGAAATATCTCATCGACTATGAAAACGGCTCGTGGTGGCAGGAGCTGGATACGGATAACAAAGTCACCACCAAAGTGTGGGACGGCAAGCAGGACATTTATCACCTGCTGCATTGTCTGGTGATCCCCCGCCTGCCGCTGGCGCCGGGTCTGGGCCCCGCCGTCGCCGCCGGGCTTCTGGATTGCAACGCTAAATAA
- the yihT gene encoding sulfofructosephosphate aldolase, whose translation MTTYTLKDITRPSGGFAMLAVDQREAMRLMFAAAGAPQPVADHVLTDFKVNAARTLSPFASAILVDQQFCYRQVVEQKAIAPSCGMIVAADAFIPGNGIPVDSVIIDKAVDPQAVKRDGAKALKLLVLWRSDEDADQRLAMVREFNQLCHANGLVSIIEPVVRPPRRGDKFDREQAIIDAAKELGDSGADLYKVEMPLCGKGDTQTLLAASQRLNDHIAMPWVILSSGVDEKLFPRAVRVAMSAGASGFLAGRAVWSSVVGLPDTELMLRDVAAPKLQRLGDIVDEMMAKR comes from the coding sequence ATGACGACTTACACGCTTAAAGATATTACCCGCCCTTCCGGCGGCTTTGCGATGCTGGCGGTTGACCAGCGTGAAGCGATGCGCCTGATGTTCGCGGCAGCCGGTGCGCCACAGCCGGTGGCTGACCATGTGCTGACGGATTTTAAAGTCAACGCCGCCCGAACCCTGTCCCCCTTCGCCTCGGCGATCCTCGTCGATCAGCAATTCTGTTACCGCCAGGTGGTGGAGCAGAAAGCGATCGCCCCATCCTGCGGGATGATCGTCGCCGCCGATGCGTTTATTCCCGGCAACGGTATCCCGGTGGACAGCGTGATCATCGATAAAGCGGTCGATCCGCAGGCGGTGAAACGCGACGGCGCAAAAGCGCTGAAACTGCTGGTGCTGTGGCGCAGTGATGAGGACGCCGATCAGCGTCTGGCGATGGTGCGGGAATTTAATCAGCTGTGCCATGCAAACGGCCTGGTCAGCATTATTGAGCCGGTGGTTCGCCCGCCGCGCCGTGGCGATAAATTCGATCGCGAGCAGGCGATTATTGATGCGGCGAAAGAGCTGGGCGACAGCGGCGCCGATCTCTACAAGGTGGAAATGCCGCTGTGCGGTAAAGGCGATACGCAGACGCTGCTCGCCGCGTCCCAGCGGCTGAACGATCACATCGCCATGCCGTGGGTGATCCTCTCCTCCGGCGTCGATGAAAAACTCTTCCCCCGCGCCGTGCGCGTGGCGATGAGCGCGGGCGCGTCCGGTTTTCTGGCGGGTCGCGCGGTGTGGTCGTCGGTGGTGGGCCTGCCGGACACCGAACTGATGCTGCGGGATGTCGCCGCGCCTAAGCTGCAACGCTTAGGGGACATTGTTGACGAAATGATGGCGAAGCGCTGA
- a CDS encoding MFS transporter, with product MSQSSDPATLKLPFKEKLAYGMGDLGSNILLDIGTLYLLKFYTDVLGLPGTYGGIIFLIAKFFTAFTDMGTGIMLDSRRNIGPKGKFRPFVLYAAFPVTLLAIANFVGTPFEITGKTVMATVLFMLYGLFFSMMNCSYGAMVPAITKNPDERASLAAWRQGGATLGLLLCTVGFVPVMNLVEDNQQLGYIFAATLFSVFGLLFMWLCYRGVTERYVDAQPANAAQKPGLLQSFRAIAGNRPLFILCIANLCTLGAFNVKLAIQVYYTQYVLNDPILLSYMGFFSMGCIFFGVFLMPGAVRRFGKKKVYIGGLLIWVAGDVLNYFFGGGSVSFVAFSCLAFFGSAFVNSLNWALVSDTVEYGEWRTGVRSEGTVYTGFTFFRKVSQALAGFFPGLMLTQIGYIPNVVQSAETQEGLRQLIFIWPCALAVVTIIAMGLFYNLNEKMYVRIVAEIETRKRMA from the coding sequence ATGAGTCAGTCCAGCGATCCGGCAACCCTGAAGTTGCCGTTCAAAGAGAAGCTCGCCTATGGCATGGGCGATCTCGGCTCCAATATCCTGCTGGATATTGGCACGCTCTATTTACTGAAGTTCTATACGGATGTGCTCGGTCTGCCGGGGACTTACGGCGGCATTATCTTTTTGATCGCCAAGTTCTTTACCGCCTTCACCGATATGGGCACCGGCATCATGCTGGATTCACGGCGTAACATCGGGCCGAAGGGCAAGTTCCGCCCGTTCGTACTCTATGCCGCGTTTCCGGTGACGCTGCTGGCGATCGCCAACTTTGTCGGCACGCCTTTTGAGATCACCGGCAAGACGGTGATGGCGACGGTGCTGTTTATGCTGTACGGCCTGTTCTTCAGCATGATGAACTGCTCCTACGGCGCGATGGTACCGGCGATCACCAAAAACCCGGATGAGCGCGCGTCGCTGGCGGCCTGGCGTCAGGGTGGCGCGACGCTCGGCCTGCTGCTCTGTACCGTAGGCTTTGTGCCGGTAATGAACCTGGTGGAGGATAATCAGCAGCTGGGGTATATCTTCGCGGCAACGCTGTTTTCGGTGTTCGGCCTGCTGTTTATGTGGCTGTGCTATCGCGGCGTGACCGAGCGTTATGTGGACGCGCAACCGGCGAACGCCGCGCAAAAACCGGGGCTGTTGCAGTCGTTCCGCGCCATCGCCGGTAACCGTCCGCTGTTTATTTTGTGTATCGCCAACCTGTGCACCCTCGGCGCCTTTAACGTCAAACTCGCCATTCAGGTCTATTACACCCAGTACGTGTTAAACGATCCGATTTTGCTGTCGTATATGGGCTTTTTCAGCATGGGCTGCATCTTCTTCGGCGTGTTTTTGATGCCCGGCGCGGTCAGGCGTTTCGGCAAGAAAAAGGTCTATATCGGCGGGCTGCTGATTTGGGTGGCGGGCGATGTGCTGAACTACTTCTTCGGCGGCGGTTCGGTGAGCTTTGTGGCGTTTTCCTGCCTGGCGTTTTTCGGCTCGGCCTTTGTGAACAGCCTGAACTGGGCGCTGGTGTCCGACACCGTGGAATACGGCGAATGGCGCACCGGCGTGCGATCGGAAGGGACGGTGTACACCGGTTTTACCTTCTTCCGCAAAGTGTCCCAGGCGCTGGCGGGCTTTTTCCCCGGCCTGATGCTGACGCAAATCGGCTATATCCCTAACGTCGTGCAGTCGGCAGAGACGCAGGAAGGCCTGCGCCAGCTGATCTTTATCTGGCCCTGCGCGCTGGCGGTGGTGACGATTATCGCCATGGGTCTGTTCTATAACCTCAACGAGAAAATGTATGTGCGTATCGTTGCCGAAATAGAAACCCGTAAGCGGATGGCGTAA
- a CDS encoding alpha-glucosidase — MRTLHPDLSALALTTSAGGFTLTYQQRLILRHTPDAACLWTGAGTADIEMFRGNFSIQDRLNEKIALTDATVQAHDAGWTVRFGRGDAVSATLKIGVDDAGRLLLTLQNDDAAHNRIWLRLAANPEDHIYGCGEQFSYFDLRGKPFPLWTSEQGVGRNKQTLVTWQADCKENAGGDYYWTFFPQPTFVSTQKYYCHVDNSCYMNFDFSAPDYHELAIWENQATLRFECAPTYIQLLEKLTALLGRQPELPDWVYDGVTLGIQGGTDVCQQKLDTMRNGGVKVNGIWAQDWSGIRMTSFGKRVMWNWKWDSNNYPQLDSRLAQWKEEGVQFLSYINPYVASDRELCAEAARLGYLAKDKDGNDYLVEFGEFYGGVVDLTNPAAYDWFKNIIKQNMIALGCGGWMADFGEYLPTDTVLHNGVSAEIMHNAWPALWAKCNYEALQETGKLGEILFFMRAGGTGSQKYSVMMWAGDQNVDWSLDDGLASVVPAALSLAMTGHGLHHSDIGGYTTLFDMKRTKELLLRWCDFSAFTPMMRTHEGNRPGDNWQFDGDAETIAHFARMTTVFTTLKPYIKAAVAQNAKSGLPVMRPLFLHYEDDARCYELKYQYLFGRDLLVAPVHEQGREDWTLYLPPDAWINLWTGESCAGGDITVDAPLGKPPVFYRADSEWAALFSSLRTI; from the coding sequence ATGCGTACCCTACACCCTGACTTATCCGCTCTGGCGCTGACCACCAGCGCTGGCGGCTTTACCTTAACCTACCAGCAGCGCCTGATCCTGCGTCATACGCCGGACGCCGCCTGTTTATGGACAGGCGCTGGCACGGCGGATATTGAGATGTTCCGCGGCAACTTCAGCATTCAGGATCGGCTGAATGAAAAAATCGCCCTGACGGACGCCACCGTACAGGCCCATGACGCCGGCTGGACGGTGCGCTTCGGCCGCGGCGATGCGGTGAGCGCGACGCTGAAAATTGGCGTCGATGACGCAGGCCGTCTGCTGCTGACGCTGCAAAACGATGACGCGGCCCATAACCGTATCTGGCTGCGGCTGGCGGCCAATCCTGAGGATCATATTTACGGCTGCGGCGAGCAGTTTTCGTATTTCGATCTGCGCGGCAAACCCTTCCCGCTATGGACCAGCGAGCAGGGCGTGGGCCGCAATAAGCAGACGCTGGTCACCTGGCAGGCAGACTGCAAAGAGAATGCGGGCGGCGATTATTACTGGACCTTCTTTCCGCAGCCGACCTTTGTCAGTACGCAAAAGTATTACTGCCACGTGGACAACAGCTGCTATATGAATTTCGATTTCAGCGCGCCGGACTATCACGAACTGGCGATCTGGGAAAATCAGGCCACGCTGCGTTTCGAATGCGCGCCCACCTACATTCAGCTGCTGGAAAAACTCACCGCGCTGCTGGGCCGTCAGCCGGAGTTGCCGGACTGGGTGTATGACGGCGTGACGCTCGGCATTCAGGGCGGCACAGACGTGTGCCAGCAAAAGCTCGATACCATGCGCAACGGCGGCGTGAAGGTGAACGGCATCTGGGCGCAGGACTGGTCCGGCATCCGCATGACCTCCTTTGGCAAGCGCGTGATGTGGAACTGGAAATGGGACAGCAATAACTATCCGCAGCTGGATTCCCGCCTCGCGCAGTGGAAGGAAGAAGGCGTGCAGTTCCTCTCCTATATCAATCCCTATGTTGCCAGCGACCGCGAGCTGTGCGCAGAGGCGGCGCGCCTCGGCTATCTGGCGAAAGATAAAGACGGCAATGATTATCTGGTGGAGTTCGGTGAGTTTTACGGCGGCGTGGTGGATCTGACGAATCCGGCCGCGTACGACTGGTTCAAAAATATCATCAAACAGAACATGATCGCGCTGGGCTGCGGCGGCTGGATGGCCGACTTCGGCGAATACCTGCCCACCGACACCGTGCTGCATAACGGCGTCAGCGCAGAGATCATGCATAACGCCTGGCCTGCGCTGTGGGCGAAGTGCAACTACGAGGCGTTGCAGGAGACCGGCAAGCTCGGCGAGATCCTGTTCTTTATGCGCGCGGGCGGCACCGGCAGCCAGAAATATTCCGTGATGATGTGGGCCGGAGATCAGAACGTCGACTGGAGTCTGGACGACGGGCTGGCGTCGGTAGTGCCTGCGGCGCTGTCGCTGGCGATGACCGGCCACGGGCTGCATCACAGCGATATCGGCGGTTACACCACCCTGTTCGACATGAAACGCACTAAAGAGCTGCTGCTGCGCTGGTGCGATTTCAGCGCCTTCACGCCGATGATGCGCACCCACGAGGGCAATCGTCCCGGCGATAACTGGCAGTTTGACGGCGACGCGGAAACCATCGCCCACTTCGCCCGCATGACCACCGTCTTCACCACCCTGAAGCCTTACATCAAAGCCGCCGTGGCGCAGAACGCGAAAAGCGGCCTGCCGGTGATGCGTCCGTTGTTCCTGCACTACGAAGACGACGCCCGTTGCTATGAGCTGAAGTATCAGTATCTGTTCGGCCGCGATCTGCTGGTCGCGCCGGTACATGAACAGGGGCGCGAGGACTGGACGCTGTATCTGCCGCCGGATGCGTGGATCAACCTGTGGACCGGGGAAAGCTGTGCCGGGGGCGATATTACCGTGGACGCGCCATTGGGCAAGCCGCCGGTATTTTATCGCGCCGACAGTGAGTGGGCGGCGCTGTTCAGCTCCTTACGCACAATCTGA